One Paralichthys olivaceus isolate ysfri-2021 chromosome 21, ASM2471397v2, whole genome shotgun sequence genomic window carries:
- the crp1 gene encoding C-reactive protein codes for MKCAVVFLCVFGLSISLSSGTQVGLSEKVLVFPYETDFSFVALIPQKDMSLKALTLCMRVATELPEERQVILFAYRTADYDELNVWRERDGRISFYMSGDGVFFHLPPLSTFRTSLCLTWESRTGLTAFWVEGKRSTYQVYKPGHTIRPQGTVLLGQDPDKHLGGLEAVQSFVGEVTDLNMWDFVLSRSMIQAWHYGHKVPKGNIFDWATLEYELNGNVMVVDDD; via the exons atg aagtgtgctgtggtttttctttgtgtctttggaTTGTCAATCAGTCTCTCCTCAGGGACACAAG TGGGTCTGAGTGAGAAGGTCCTGGTGTTCCCGTATGAGACGGATTTCAGCTTCGTGGCCCTGATCCCGCAGAAGGACATGAGCCTGAAGGCCCTCACCCTGTGCATGCGTGTGGCCACCGAGCTGCCTGAAGAGCGGCAGGTCATCCTGTTCGCCTACCGCACGGCCGACTATGACGAACTCAACGTGTGGCGTGAGAGGGATGGCCGCATCTCCTTCTACATGAGCGGCGATGGCGTCTTCTTCCACCTGCCGCCCCTCTCCACCTTCCGAACCAGCCTCTGCCTCACCTGGGAGTCTCGCACAGGCCTCACAGCTTTCTGGGTGGAGGGCAAGCGGAGCACATACCAGGTCTACAAACCCGGACACACCATCCGTCCGCAGGGCACTGTCCTCCTGGGGCAGGACCCAGACAAGCACCTGGGGGGTCTGGAGGCCGTGCAGAGCTTCGTAGGGGAGGTGACCGACCTGAACATGTGGGACTTCGTGCTCTCCAGGAGCATGATCCAGGCCTGGCACTACGGCCACAAGGTCCCCAAGGGGAACATCTTTGACTGGGCCACCCTCGAGTACGAGCTGAACGGGAACGTGATGGTGGTGGATGATGACTGA
- the LOC109626710 gene encoding E3 ubiquitin-protein ligase CHIP-like translates to MAGSPEKSSTAQELKEQGNRLFLCRKYQEAATCYSKAINRNPSVAVYYTNRALCHVKLQQHDKALADCKHALELDSQSVKAHFFLGQCHLELENYDEAIGNLQKAYNLAKEQRLNFGDDIPSALRIAKKKRWNSIEEKRINQENELHAYLTKLILAEKERELEEYKEKQDDNQNGGDAAKIASKHDKYLMDMEELFSQVDEKRKKREIPDYLCGKISFELMREPCITPSGITYDRKDIEEHLQRVGHFDPVTRSPLTQDQLIPNLAMKEVIDAFIQENGWVEDY, encoded by the exons ATGGCCGGCAGCCCGGAGAAGAGTTCCACCGCGCAGGAGCTGAAAGAGCAGGGGAACCGGCTGTTCCTCTGCCGCAAGTACCAGGAGGCTGCTACATGCTACAGCAAAGCTATC AACCGTAATCCATCTGTGGCAGTGTACTACACGAACAGGGCTCTCTGCCacgtgaagctgcagcagcatgacAAGGCTCTGGCAGATTGTAAGCATGCGCTGGAGCTGGACAGTCAGTCGGTCAAGGCCCACTTCTTCCTGGGCCAGTGTCACCTAGAGCTGGAGAACTATGATGAAGCCATTGGTAATCTGCAGAAAG CGTATAACCTGGCAAAAGAACAGAGGCTGAATTTTGGAGACGACATCCCCAGTGCCTTGCGCATTGCTAAGAAGAAACGCTGGAACAGCATTGAGGAGAAGCGCATCAACCAGGAGAACGAGTTACATGCTTACTTGACCAAGCTCATACTGGCTGAGAAGGAAAG AGAACTAGAGGAATACAAAGAGAAACAGGATGACAATCAAAATGGAGGCGATGCCGCCAAGATTGCATCAAAACAT GACAAGTATCTAATGGACATGGAGGAGCTCTTCTCTCAAGtggatgagaaaagaaaa AAGCGGGAGATCCCAGATTACCTGTGCGGGAAGATCAGCTTTGAGTTGATGAGAGAGCCCTGCATCACACCCAGTGGAATCACCTACGATCGCAAGGACATTGAAGAGCACCTACAG CGAGTGGGTCATTTTGACCCTGTAACCAGGAGTCCTCTGACCCAGGACCAGCTGATCCCGAACCTGGCCATGAAGGAAGTCATTGATGCCTTTATCCAGGAGAACGGCTGGGTGGAGGACTACTga